The Zingiber officinale cultivar Zhangliang chromosome 2A, Zo_v1.1, whole genome shotgun sequence genomic sequence ttgcaaaataaagttttaaGGTTCTTTatcatttagggttttagagttGGAGTGAAAATATGGATGGAAGTGGAAGGATGAAAAGTTAAGTTCTGAATGACTTGCAAATAGAAAATTCACCTACTCTTGTGACGATTTATCAAGGTCACAATAAAACATTAGGTAGCAGAAAATAACAAAAGCATAAACACAAGCATTTTATAGTGACATAGACTTTTAACATGGTTCAGCATTCGTCAGGCTCCTATTCCACAACTtgcgatccttcggtggatcactTCAAGAATTAGCTATAGCGTCTCCTTCACAGCAACACTGAAGGTGAAGAAATCTCTTAAAAGTGTCAAAGATAGCACAAAGAGGGTTACAACAAAAATTCTAGGCTTAAAAAAAAACGCAAAATAAGAGAGTATTAATGTGAAAAGTATTTTGTTATTGTTTCTGATTTGTGGCCTCTTGAATCTTTAAAATTATATGTTCCTTGAAACAAATCTTTGACTTGATCTTGTTGAGTTGGCGCCATTAATTGACTGCTTTGACCAATTCTAGCAGGTCATAACTATTTCTTTCGACGTCTGTTTCATCTAAATTTTACCGGTCGATTGGCCATACTTACCAACCATCTAGACCTTCATCTGTCCATTCGTCTCCAGAGAGCTTCCCTCTTGTTCGTGTTTGAGTCAACTACCCGGTCTACTCAACCATCACTCAACTGAAGGACTCCTTCAGTTAATTGTTATGTTGACCATGATCAATTTAATGACCGAGCCCGCCTAAGTTGAGAACTACCATTGTCCTATGTGTACACATCACTCATCTTGCAACTCCCATGAATTCTTACCATGCCTTGAGGTCTTCTTCCATCAAGCTATCGTTCCACAGATGTACCAAATCTTGGCTCACTCCACATACTATCCTTTACCTTCGCTTATGTAATTCATCTCCTCGGTAGTAACACTCTGATGTTCCTCGTCATTCGGCCTTTCATATGTCCCATACCATCTTTTACCATGGACCCCAAGCCATCGAGCACCTTGGTCATGCCATGCCATGCCAATTCTCCAAGTCTCCATGTCTTTTTGTCTAAGTGTAATTTGTAAGATTAAATTCTGTGTAACTCTTTGATGATTTAGTTTGAAAATTAGCGATCAATTCAAAAattcttcaatttttttaaaaaaattatatatttttaatttctaatagtTGTTAACTGATTATTAAGATTgttatagttataattttaagACAAATTGTTTTTTATTGACAGACTTTTGGATAATCTCATCTTATTTTGACTCTATAAAAGAAGTTAGAATTTCATGTATTAGATCAGCTTTTACTTGGTAATATATTATTTCGATGAGTTGAATTAAGATATTCAAGCATATATGGTACAATATTTTTGTGCTGCATCAGGTCTTCTTCTTAACGTGAACAAAGGAAAGCTTCCAAACTAATCCTCCATTCTTCTAGGTTAAGGGTGTGTTGGGAAGAAAAGAATAAACTTCATTCATCCTTTGTATCTTCCATTCTCCCTTTATTTTCTGTCCAATCTTTCCATAGTATTTTAAAGCCTCCAAGTAAATAAAACATTGTGAATAGGTGTGTAAGAAAGGCTGAGATGTGGTGTGGAAAGGCTGTGGTTCACCTATTTTTACATCAAACCTGTGGAATTTTGCTTCCAAGAGGGATTGAAAATCCGAATCCTAGAAAAGAAATTGTTTTTATATGGATTACGATAGAGCAATCGAATTGGATGGAAAGGTGAAGTGTCTGCGGAATACATGTATGTATGGTTCTTAGCTAATGATGATTAACCATTGTGAGATAGAACTATTAACTCGATGATATAACATAACTAATTGAAGTTTCACTTACATGACATTTCTTAAACAATAGCTACTAACTCAGAACATCATCGTTTCAATCTTCacacttaagattttttttttcggcCCTTGAATTGTTAtgagaaaggaagaaaaagaaaattttgtaaaCATCCCTTTAACATTCATTTGTTCTACTATTTTATTTTTGGATCACTTAAGATAACATAAGATTTTTTTACTGTAACATACTTCATGGATAATGTATACTTTCTAATAGGCATTTTGGCTTGAACTGGATTAGGTGAGGGTGGAGAAGAACGAGCTACAAGATGAGAAGAAAGCTCTGAGAGTGGAGGTGGAGCGACTCCAAAGCGAGTTAAATGAGATGCAGTCTAATTCTATGGGAGAGTGGGGCAACAAGTTAGACTTGGCGCCTTCAATGCCAGTGCAGACTCAGCAACAGCCTTCTCTCCCCCTCTACGACATTGTGGTTCAACAAGATTTCAATTCCCTTCCGGATGCTGGATGTTCCCCAACCTCAGCAAAGGCACCCACATCAGTGAGTAGACCGCATGCTAGATACCCGACACCCTTGGATGCTTGGCCACTTGAGCTCCTCTCGAGAAACCAACGAGAAGCACATGAAGCTCAGCAAATCAAATGCACGAGCAGAAGCGGCGCGTCTACTATCAGTGGAGAAGGCATGCCATGAAAGTGATCCATACTGAAGACGTAATGGATGACtactttcttttgcttgtagtTGAATCTTGCTTTGGTAGGCTCCAGTTTTTTCATTATGTGATTCAAAATGCTCTTTAGCTTGCATTAGAACTTGTGTAATGCTGCCTTTTAAAATCCAATCGAGCATCTTCTGCAAGCATATAGGAGAAGCATCTTTGTGTAACTTAATCCAATTTATTGGTTTATTGTTAGTTCATCCCCAGTCCCAGACCCAGTAAGAAAATTTGTCATTTCTTTTGCTGTCATTTATTAGATTTGCATGGTCCAATGTGTATGTTCTTATGTTGATTGGATTGAATAGATGATTGGACCACTTAACTTGCCCTATCTGATAGGTTTCTTGGTAAGCTTGGAACAATGACCCACTCGTCTTGCCTAGCTTGATCCCATGATTGGCAAGTTTGACTCAGTGTCCCACTTATCCGATCTTGACTCCATTAGTTCGTCTAGCCCGTTTGCCTTCGATCGTGCTAACCAAACTGTCCAAATTGACAAATTCATTGCAGACTTGCTCACGTCTATCAAGTATGTTTGGACCATTCAACTTGTCTTATGTACCTAGCTCAGATTTTAGCTCACTGGATCACTTTACTCAACTAGATCACTTACTCCATCTAGTCCAATTGGCTCGATTGACCCAACTAGACCACATGGTCTGCTTAGTCTAACTCGCTTAATCAATTAAAGTCGGTGCTCAAACTTTAGCTTTAGGTCTAAATGATAGGGCTTAATTCTTTGAGTTTAGAGACTACAAGCCTTGATTATAACTTTAGAATCAAGAGTCGAGTATTATTAAACAAGATCGATGTTATGAGTGGATATATTTTACTAAGAATAGAACATTTAATATCGCAAAGTAGAGGAGCCAAAGTGATGGATTAGTAGACTCTCTTATCCATTTGgcttttagttttttaaaatatctttttcaaGTAAAAAATGGaaaggataaaaaatttaaaaatgttcgTTCATCCTCTCTATAATTTGTATTTGATTTTGGAGTTGTAGAaaataattaatttctttttaataaattttgacaacagaattaacaaaataataatgtgaaatttgttagtatttttttagtttattatttaACAAGAATAATTATTTTATCTCTGTCAACCATAGATACTATCAAAATAATAACAAGAGCTCCCCTCCCTCTGCATTTAAAAAgtctcatcatatttttcataCTGTAAGTATCTTAATTCTAGCACTGTTATAATAAGATCCTGCAGTAACGACTATTACAATTTGAAGCAATTGACTGCTATTTAagatgattttgaatatttttaaatttaagtaaattttgatccaattgataattttttttatattaaaactattctatttataatatttttgataAGTTGAACTGATTTATATTTTGGTAGTAGCTACATTGTAGTTGCTAGTGttagaataaaaatattttcagaatgATAAATTACTAATGTGtcgtttaaaatttttaaaagtaaagaCGTCTAATAATTAAGGGCACTTTGCCCTAAAAATAATCAAAACATAGCCAAAAAGAAtggggaaaaaaaattaagattattATATTTTGTAAAATGAGTTCATATTGAATAGGATGAGCATCTACTCATTGACTTCCATAATACAACTAAACTAATACACAAAATAAACTGATGCATTAGATCAACTCTTTCTACCAAGATTTATTTTCCATGCAAagtgtttttattttttccttctaACAAACACAACACAACCCAACCATGTTCCATGTACTGATGTACCTCAACCTACATTCTTCTGATTTCAGATCTCTAAAGACAACGTGAATCTGTCACCAAGCATGTCCAACACTTCTGACTAGTTCTTTCTGGTATAATGGATGATTCCATAGCGTCAGTGGCCAATGCCCTCTCCACATTTATAAATGTGAGTTTGTGAATGGCCCTGTCAATCAAAGCCATGTCGATCCACCTTGGTACTGCCGTTACCACACGATATATAGGAGCCAAGTTAAGGTTGACTTGACTTGTAATGCTGAGCTTGCTCCTAATTCCACCATACCAAGATAGATCAGCTACCTTTTCACTCTTCTTATAGCTCAAAATTTCATTTGTGCACCACCCACATCTTTTGCCTAGGGCAATAGTGAGATTTCATCAACTTTCAAATGATATTTCTCTTTGTATTTTTGGGCTTGTTTACtctaaagaaaacaaaaatagagggATGAATGAGATAAACAAATATGCATGCCCTAAGTATATAAGCTTCAATTCACAAATACAAGGTTTGCTCGGAGTGGACGATCTTGTATAGAGTTGTGATGATACCCTCACATTCTCCACGTGTTTCAAAATTTCCGCTTATGTTACCCACATTTTCTGAAGAAAATAGCTACATTATCCATATTTTCTATGAGCAACAGTACAAATGTGAGGCCTGCTAGGAGTCGGGAGCGGCGTAGAGTCGAGGCCGATGTGGAGTCATGAACATCATGGAGTCGGGGATGGTAATGGAGACGGGAGTGGTGCAAAGTCGAGAATAGCATGAAGTTGGGGACAATCAGGAGTTGGGGGCGGCCTGGACCTTATGTTAACTTTGACCACTATTTTAGCAATACTATTGACTCCTTAACCATGTGACACCCTCGTATTACCTCACGTATTAATGATTTTTTGTTTTCTCTGTGTGTGTGTGTCTGTAGACCATAGTGGTACATATTATCTCTTGTAAACTTGTTTCCAATATCTAGTTAAGTCAGGCCAAATTGTGGTGTAACTATAAGGCCTTGCACGTTATTCCCATCAATGGGGGAACTAGTTAGTTTGTTACATACTTTATCTCACATTTCATTGcagttattatatttttttttccatcccTAAAAATCTATATTTATCGATTCACTAATAGTCAGGTGGAGGAGTATTATTGTACATGGATCTttgtaatataattttttaacaaaTCATCAATTATATTAGTTTTTTAGTAAATATATTATATGTTATTTATCAATGGTCATGGGATGAGACCACCCAAAATCAATTTTGTCAACTAATGCATtgtgtgttaggatcgatggtcgcggctagagaggggggtgtgaatagccgaccctaaatcttcgtttcttcctacgaattaggttagcgcagcggaaataaaataatagaaacgaaaaatgagaagcaaacctcaacacgaagatgtaacgaggttcggagatgatactcctactcctcggcgtgcccgtaaggtggacgaagcctatcaatccgtcggtggatgagtccccggaaaaccgactaatataaactccttatgggtggagaaacctcgccacaaaaacttacaacagcaagaaggagtacaagtacaacaagaagcaaaatacaatacaactgtaaaacattcgcttacttgccttctcttcgactggatgaagcagcagcttcaagcgacgcctacaacagcaggaacccgcgaagcttagacgagagctcaacaaagctctaGAGAAAGTAGTAGCAGCAAGAAggagcagagaggaagaagaagtagagaggccctcgatctccttttatactgCATCcactgcgaagaagaagcagaggccaagaagaccgttgtgagccagcGGATagttacagaccgatcaggctccaacctaatcggtccacactgtccctgatcggtcttggggaccgatcaggctaggcctggaccgatcagggtatgtcctgatcggtccaggaggagtctgatcggtccctggaccgatcagcctttctccttcttctcttctgtttgcttcctgatcggtcttcagaccgatcagatagtccacagaaccattctgtttggttactgatcggtcaccagaccgatcagccctatcACTGGAACGGTCctcagatcgatccagagcttggtttttcccaataccaagtcccaagtctcccacaccaacatccggtcaaccttgacctgttggtaaatcatgcttagcatccggtcactctcttgacctgctaagactccccaccaagtgtccggtcaatccctttgacccacttggacttttctcttcgtgtcaagtatccggtcactcccttgacctacttgaccttcttaacaccagatgtccgatcacccttgatccatctggattttcccttgcccggcttcactcaccaggactttcacctagcttcactcactagggttttcacctggcttcactcaccaggatttccaatctgcccggcttcactcaccaggactttcacctagcttcactcactagggttttaacaactgcctggcttcactcaccaggacttttccactgcctggcttcactcaccaggacttatccgtctgcctagcttcactcaccaggactttccacatccggtccagagaacgagctaccgagccctctctgaccacagttcggagaacgagctaccgagccctctccgacttccatccggtccagagaacgagctcccgagccctctctgaccacagtccggagaacgagctcccgagccctctctgaccacagtccggagaacgagctaccgagccctctccgacttcccatgtgccaagcttccatacttggacttctccatgccaagtctccatacttggacttttcccgtgccaagctccctgcttggacttttcaccatgccaaactccctgcttggacttttcaccatgccaaactccctgcttggacttttctcgtgccaagctccctgcttggacttttccgagtcaggtcaactcacctcgggtcaaccaggtcaaccttgaccacgggttgcacccacaatctcccaagcttgtatccttgtaaaacatcaagatacaacttttctgttcacgttaaacattgtcaaacataactcgtcaaacatcaaaacacaactcgagtcaagtcaactcgagtctggtcaaccaggtcaaccttgacctaaggttgcaccaacaatctccccctttttgatgtttgacaaaatccataatcaagttaggttaacccgataacctaacttaggttttccaatgttcttccctgaacattctccagacattctccattctcctttctactctccccctttttgacacacatcaaaaaaagtgaatcaaggtcaagagttttttcctaatgaaagtctcatacctttcattgaaactcttaatttcccccttgatactaaggtccaacaattaacttagtgataatcctatatcactcaagtctttaggagtaaaaactccccctaaaagtcaactccccttgactaataagtaaaattccccctaaaggtcaactcccccttgaccattgcaccaacaatgtcttggagagtttcaaaccttcaaaataccaactcccgagctgaaatttcagacaaccagtcgaatttcagcaatttggcacgccctgatcggtcaccagaccgatcaggctccctctggatcggtccagtgaccgatccacacagacctggaccgatcagggaacctcctgatcggtccacgacctctgatttctgatttctgatttcttctcccgaaattcagaaacctctagaaaatcacagaaaattctaaaaattgtaaaattttgaggatacactcctcataacatatactatcaaggaaaaatagttttctatgaaaatatcttccatttttcaatcttgatacaaagttcaaaagtctttgaaatagctcaaagttaactcatctttgtatcactttgctcaatgatgagagctatcactagaaaaacttcatcaaggtttttcaaatcaattttaaaatgattttaaaccctttaatttgggaccacaatcttagggctaaatgtacatgacttgtacacaagctttccctatgatccccaattagaattaggctcatctaggtacaagaactatgcaccttgatcctaactcacaatcctaatatctcacacacatctaaggtgtatcaaacacatccaagttaattttgatgtgagatatgggtttaggttagcttaatctaagttctcatgcatttttctaaataacaatttgatctccatatcaaattgtgttttagttcttaaatcaatttcattgatcattaatgcaagagatgatgacatgacataaaataatatcataagtaaaaacatgtgccaatgtcatgatgtcatgtcataaagtatgaaacttaaataaagcatgacatttaaactaacctaagcattatcatgacattttaaatgatcataaaataaatatgatgtcatgacatgacatatgaaaaataatgtatggcaaataacatgtaaaggtatagaaaatacctaattctagccttagttgccatttttgataatttcgatcattttgccataggttctatattcctaagtgtaatagacctaaaatcatataccaaagatttttagatcactatgtgccaattagattgactctagacaactcctcaaatttgattggcacattctaatcaccttaggaataattcttaatttcattttcaaggcttgattataccttgaaaaatcctaaagtgccaccttttgccatgattaggttaactacctattcaagtaaggttgccacaccctaactaatctagcgtgatgaaattacgctcctaggaacccaatacctattggagctcattgggttcactaagtattcactagggatgacttccctagcaacccttctaatgaccctcctaggctttgaagccttggtcatttgggactaatcaagatcaactctaggggtgactccccttgtgaccttggtgatggtcttccttgccctaggttttgttccataatcgaatggaacatcatggtaagtgggcttgaccacttgggacttaggtttgtgaccgaaacctttcttgtccttggacttgggtttttgacccctagactctagagtcaaatcctcaagagccttttctagagagtcaagtcttgacctcaagacttgattttctttctctaatacctcaagctttaatttatcatgtttctttgaggtattcctaggcatatgtctagatgattttggattcctacctaggtttcccttagccttagatgggttaattctaaggttgacatttctagtattatccttatctaggttaacatgtttgactcctaagctcatgtattgattcctataattaacatgcttatcattcttgacaatagcaataaggctacgagcatgcatcctactagaattgcaagaatgtgccttagagattaccttagggtttgccctatctccccctatacatgtgctcgatctcttgtccttgtgaggttgtctccccctcggacattggctcctatagtgtccccttcgcttgcattggaagcacaccacgtgctccttgcccttgcatatcgggactccagcttccttgacttttggtgccggtggagttttcctaatcctccttggacacttactcttgtaatgttcatactccctacactcaaagcacattatgtgtaatttatttgaaattgaaatgcttgagttacctagggttgaggatggatgaatactctcttcttcatcccttccggaggtagaagcttcttcctcttgctccattcttgaagaagaactctcctcttcttcttccttagatgttgagtatccctcaacttctaattcctctcctccatgatgtgagctacttggctcacttgactcctcttcatgacttgaaatggagcttccctcatggagcttggccaagttgttccacaactccttggcattgttatatccacctaccttacacaaaatgtcattagataatgaaaattcaagagttttcgttacctcatcgttgattgtggattggtggatttgctccttcgtccactttttcttctctagggtttttccgtctttatccaccggatgggTAAACCTTACTTGCACACAATTCCAatgaactaggttagtcataagaaagtacttcatccttaccttccaaaacgcgaagtcgtcgcgatcgtagaagggtggaatcgtgacatcttctccaagttgatccattctctagcttgtgctccccgggtgttaatccgacgaagagcaacctcgctctgataccacttgttaggatcgatggtcgcggctagagggggggggggggtgtgaatagccgaccccaaatcttcgtttcttcctacgaattaggttagcgcaacggaaataaaataatagaaacgaaaaatgagaagcaaacctcaacacgaagatgtaacgaggttcagagatggtactcctactcctcggtgtgtccgtaaggtggacgaagcctatcaatccgtcggtggatgagttctcggaaaatcggctaatataaactccttatgggtggagaaacctcgccacaaaaacttacaacaacaagaaggagtacaagtacagcaagaagcaaaatacaatacaactgtaaaaccttcgcttacttgccttctcttcaactggatgaagcagcagcttcaagcgacgcctacaacagcaggaacccagccgaaaggaagctcacgcgaagcttagacgagagctcagcaaagctctagagaAAGTAGTAGCAGCAAGAAGgaatagagaggaagaagaagagtaagagagagtcgccctcgatctccttttatacctgcatccacctgcgaagaagaagccataGCAAAATGCGCCAACAGGTTGTTGCGAGTCTCGGACAATGTTGTCCCCTGAAGTAGCTCGACTCGGTCTTAGCTGACTGAGGTACCTGACCGACTCAGCCGACCACCTATCAGTGGTGCTTGTCTAAGTCGGTATCCGGTCCCAGACGATCCGATCGGTCTTGGACCGATCGGCATAGATCATAGACTTACCTTTGGTTCTGGGATCTAGAGGTCCGACCATATCTATCGGTccccggatcgatccgagcttggtttttcccaataccaagtcccaagtctcccacaccaacatccggtcaaccttgactgttggtacatcatgcttagcatccggtcactccttgacctgctaagactccccacccagtgtccggtcaatcctttgacccacttggactttctcttcgtgtcaagtatccggtcactcccttgacctacttgaccttcttaacaccgatgtccgatcacccttgatccatctggattttcctgcccggcttcactcacgggactttcacctagcttcactcactagggttttcaccggcttcactcaccaggatttccaatctgtctggcttcactcaccgggacttttccatttgcctagcttcactcactagggttttccaactgcctggcttcactcaccaggactttcacctggcttcactcaccaggattttcacctggcttcactcaccaggttacATCGGtccgagaatgagctaccgagccctctcgaccacagttcggagaacgagctaccgagccctctcgacttccacCCGGGAgagcgagctcccgagccctctcgaccacgagctaccgagccctctccgacttcccatgtgccaaacttccatacttggacttctccgtgccaagtctccatacttggacttttcccgtgccaagctccctgcttggacttttcaccatgccaaactccctgcttggatttttcccgtgccaagctccctgcttggacttttccgagtcaggtcaactcacctcgggtcaaccaggtcaaccttgaccacgggttgcacccacaatctcccaagcttgtatccttgtaaaacatcaagatacaacttttctgttcacgtcaaacattgtcaaacataactcgtcaaacatcaaaacacaactcgagtcaagtcaactcgagtctggttaaccaggtcaaccttgacctaaggttgcaccaacattgtgctatatttttttattttttactttttttatacTAGCTATCTGGATCTTATAGCTCAACTAATTCTAGTATAAATGATCCAACATCATATTCCATCCACTAGTTAAATCCAAGAAGTACAGTGACTCTTGACATGACATCTCAATTTCATTAGTAGTTTAATCGTTGTAGGTGTATCCTATGTGGGAATTGAATCCTGATTATTTGAGAAATGTATCATGCCTTTTACCATTACACCAAGCCCTAGGGGGCTATTGTATTGTGCTCTATGAGTGGCATAGAGGTGATACATGTTAGTGCAATTGCTCTTTAGGATTAACTTAAGGGGGTTGTTGATGCAATTATCAGTTGATTGGTTTTGATGATGTAGTTAGTAAAATCATTGGCATAATATTTAAAGTAAACAAAATTGATATGTTATGTTAGATATTGTTGGTATTCTTACTTATGTTGAATGTGTATATATAAAATCTTGGCAATAATGCAGGTGCACTTTGGGCAGTCTTGTAGACAAGAAATCCTTTAGGTGAAACACTTAACTAATAGAAGTTGAAGAGACTTTGGTAGATGGAAGTCTTTAAGTTGGAACTACTAATAGATGGAAGTCTCAGAGCTAGAGCTCTTGATAGATGGAAGTCTCATAGGTCGAAATCCTAATGGATGATA encodes the following:
- the LOC122042395 gene encoding protein IRON-RELATED TRANSCRIPTION FACTOR 3-like, which codes for MVMESPIANGTNAGPGQSPSSSIPTKRNLKKVSKKENKSLREKKKRDYLNELFMDLAQALEPTRLNNGKAYILVETTRVLRDLVAQVEALRKENSALVNESQYVRVEKNELQDEKKALRVEVERLQSELNEMQSNSMGEWGNKLDLAPSMPVQTQQQPSLPLYDIVVQQDFNSLPDAGCSPTSAKAPTSVSRPHARYPTPLDAWPLELLSRNQREAHEAQQIKCTSRSGASTISGEGMP